A window of the Radiobacillus deserti genome harbors these coding sequences:
- a CDS encoding Nif3-like dinuclear metal center hexameric protein: MGITIQDVINQLIEPVGILEETVDTLKFGSPKTEVSGIAVAFMPTCDVIKEAIRLGTNLLITHEGVFFSHWDKSNSFQGVVYDEKYKLINDSGLAIFRFHDYIHQYKPDGITHGLLSSLEWEPYVEKIFPVATVLKFPKLSVREIAEHVKQKLELNFVRIVGNTSMEVTRVGVFCGFRGGGNQVIPLMEEESLDLVIYGEGHEWEAPEYVRDSNAIGKEKALIILGHAESEEPGMRYVTKELKQLFPLLPIHFIPNKPNFKVV, encoded by the coding sequence GTGGGAATAACAATTCAAGATGTTATAAATCAGCTTATCGAACCAGTAGGGATACTAGAGGAGACTGTTGATACGTTGAAGTTTGGTTCACCTAAGACGGAGGTTTCAGGGATTGCAGTAGCCTTTATGCCTACCTGCGATGTTATTAAAGAAGCAATCAGACTAGGGACCAATTTGCTGATTACCCATGAAGGTGTTTTTTTTAGTCATTGGGATAAAAGTAACTCTTTTCAAGGTGTCGTTTATGATGAAAAATACAAGCTGATTAACGATTCGGGCCTAGCTATTTTTCGGTTTCATGACTATATCCATCAATATAAACCAGATGGTATCACACACGGACTCCTTTCATCACTTGAATGGGAGCCTTATGTGGAAAAAATTTTTCCGGTGGCAACCGTACTGAAATTTCCCAAATTATCTGTTCGTGAAATCGCAGAGCATGTGAAACAAAAATTAGAATTGAATTTTGTACGTATTGTTGGGAATACCTCAATGGAAGTGACACGAGTTGGCGTGTTTTGTGGTTTTCGAGGGGGAGGAAATCAGGTTATTCCCCTTATGGAGGAGGAAAGCTTAGATTTAGTCATTTATGGAGAAGGACACGAGTGGGAGGCACCTGAATATGTACGAGACTCAAATGCAATTGGGAAAGAGAAGGCACTAATCATACTTGGTCATGCGGAAAGTGAAGAACCCGGCATGAGGTATGTTACTAAGGAGCTAAAGCAGCTATTTCCATTACTTCCAATTCACTTCATTCCGAATAAGCCGAATTTTAAAGTAGTTTGA